In one window of Tellurirhabdus rosea DNA:
- a CDS encoding MFS transporter, with translation MTPSPAPEDKRLSLGTIFFTVFLDLVGVGIANPIIAPLLLRPESHFLPESYSEYSRTVLLGLLIAVFSIAGFFSGPLLGALSDRYGRKRLLLFSLVLTFVGYLIFALGIHQRNVPLLFVSRLIYGIGGGNLSIIQSAIADVSDETSRTKNFGLIGVAFGLGFIIGPALGGELANPHFISWFNFTTPFLAAALLSLLNIGLVILNFRETLKTPIHRPVTIFTGFRNLGEAFTIPALRILFLGVFFYALGFNFYTQFFQVLLIKRFDYNQTQIGRYFAYVGVWIAFMQGTVVRRVANRYSPRQILRISVLGLALALWLFLLPTESWQLFLVVPVMSLFQGLTSPNSTSLVSESASPQEQGKILGINQSVLSAAFAIPPLVAPYMDAISIYLPIMMAGAMVLVGWGFFRRFIANH, from the coding sequence ATGACGCCATCCCCTGCTCCCGAGGACAAACGACTTTCCCTCGGAACCATCTTTTTTACCGTCTTCCTCGACCTGGTTGGGGTGGGAATCGCTAATCCGATCATTGCGCCGCTGCTGCTCCGGCCGGAGTCGCATTTTCTGCCGGAAAGCTATAGCGAATACAGCCGGACGGTGCTGCTGGGCCTGCTGATCGCCGTTTTTTCCATTGCCGGATTTTTCAGCGGGCCGTTGCTGGGGGCGCTCTCCGACCGCTACGGCCGCAAACGCCTGCTGCTTTTTTCGCTCGTCCTGACGTTTGTCGGCTACCTGATTTTCGCCCTGGGAATTCACCAGAGAAACGTACCGCTGCTGTTTGTGAGCCGCCTGATTTACGGCATCGGCGGGGGCAACCTGTCCATCATCCAATCGGCCATCGCCGACGTCAGCGACGAAACGTCCCGTACCAAGAACTTTGGTCTCATCGGCGTAGCGTTCGGGCTGGGCTTCATCATCGGTCCGGCGCTGGGCGGAGAGCTGGCCAACCCCCATTTCATTTCGTGGTTCAATTTTACCACGCCCTTTCTGGCGGCGGCGCTGCTGTCGCTCCTCAACATCGGCCTCGTCATTCTGAACTTCCGCGAAACGCTGAAAACGCCCATCCATCGCCCCGTGACCATTTTTACAGGCTTCCGGAACCTGGGCGAAGCCTTCACGATTCCGGCTTTGCGGATTCTGTTTCTGGGCGTGTTCTTTTACGCGCTGGGCTTCAACTTTTACACCCAGTTCTTTCAGGTGCTGCTCATCAAGCGGTTCGATTACAACCAGACGCAGATCGGGCGGTATTTCGCCTACGTGGGCGTCTGGATCGCCTTCATGCAGGGAACGGTCGTGCGCCGGGTAGCCAACCGGTATTCGCCGCGGCAGATTCTGCGAATCAGCGTGCTGGGGCTGGCGCTGGCCCTCTGGCTTTTTCTGCTGCCGACCGAAAGCTGGCAGCTGTTTCTGGTGGTGCCCGTCATGTCGCTCTTTCAGGGCCTGACTTCGCCCAACTCCACTTCGCTCGTTTCCGAAAGTGCATCGCCGCAGGAGCAGGGTAAAATTCTGGGAATCAACCAGTCGGTGCTGTCGGCGGCGTTTGCCATACCGCCGCTGGTGGCTCCGTACATGGACGCTATCAGCATCTATCTGCCCATTATGATGGCCGGGGCGATGGTGCTGGTCGGGTGGGGATTCTTCCGGCGGTTTATCGCCAATCACTGA
- the xrtN gene encoding exosortase N → MPAPDLTQLLALGLAGYVLLTSARRRWAWVLGGLALTSPGLRWLAALFSFPLRLEQSRWVGAVLRLAGADAEVRGNVIRLNGTDFAVDPACMGLQLMGLSLLAGLFLLIHTENESGKKLPFPALLLAGFCLTIWAVSANFFRMLVLVWFAVLPDNPFHDVFGLVCWLAYVALPLGWLIPKLYHRFGRPAAVAAGGRWWLLPALLSLMLVAGFVWLPRQEGERTEPVAMPGYVVRKLENGFVQYSKTGVLVYVKPVRTVWATEHNPYVCWRGSGYEFGRVEEGRLNGQPLYRGQLSRGGHTLHTAWWFSNGREITTSQLRFRHRMLQGERAFWLINVTVDQARDEAAVYQEWQHFRNGLP, encoded by the coding sequence ATGCCCGCTCCTGACCTGACGCAGCTCCTGGCGCTGGGGCTGGCCGGGTATGTCCTGCTCACGTCTGCCCGCCGCCGGTGGGCGTGGGTGCTGGGCGGGCTGGCCCTGACCTCCCCCGGACTCCGCTGGCTGGCGGCCCTCTTCAGCTTCCCCCTCCGGCTCGAACAAAGCCGATGGGTGGGAGCGGTGCTGCGGCTGGCCGGAGCCGATGCGGAAGTCCGCGGAAACGTGATTCGGCTGAACGGCACCGACTTCGCCGTCGATCCAGCCTGCATGGGCCTGCAATTGATGGGTCTTTCGCTGCTGGCGGGCCTCTTTCTGCTCATTCATACCGAAAATGAAAGCGGGAAGAAACTGCCGTTTCCGGCTTTGCTGTTGGCAGGTTTTTGTCTGACAATATGGGCGGTTTCAGCCAACTTCTTCCGAATGCTGGTGCTGGTGTGGTTTGCGGTGCTGCCCGACAATCCGTTCCACGATGTTTTCGGACTGGTGTGCTGGCTGGCGTACGTAGCCCTGCCGCTGGGTTGGCTCATCCCGAAGCTGTACCACCGGTTTGGGCGGCCGGCGGCGGTGGCGGCGGGCGGTCGCTGGTGGCTGCTGCCCGCCTTGCTGAGTCTGATGCTGGTGGCCGGATTCGTGTGGCTGCCCCGACAGGAAGGGGAGCGGACCGAGCCGGTGGCGATGCCCGGTTATGTCGTTAGAAAACTGGAAAACGGCTTTGTTCAGTACAGCAAAACCGGCGTTCTGGTATACGTAAAGCCCGTTCGGACGGTCTGGGCCACAGAACACAATCCCTATGTCTGCTGGCGCGGAAGCGGGTACGAGTTCGGACGGGTGGAGGAAGGCCGGCTGAACGGACAGCCGCTGTACCGGGGGCAGTTAAGCCGCGGCGGCCATACGCTCCACACGGCCTGGTGGTTCAGCAACGGGCGGGAAATCACGACCAGCCAGCTACGGTTTCGCCACCGGATGCTGCAGGGCGAGCGGGCTTTCTGGCTCATCAACGTAACGGTAGACCAGGCCCGGGATGAAGCAGCGGTCTACCAGGAATGGCAGCATTTTAGAAATGGATTGCCATGA
- a CDS encoding XrtN system VIT domain-containing protein produces MKSTEPGWLQPFQSKSFVFGLFLVLLSGLLFGLHESWEGYTGPGNTSPGLFVFHYLLAGGYGLYLLIAGYLVGRRRKAGRPLRMLLWIQFLISCFALNREMAVFQESVPWVSAAVVGAAALLIVSFWLDWLTVRAQQLVLIGLGAAWWLFFYQTLYLLPLFPISMIGLLALGLSVHTYIPLLLTLELTALLHRCWNAHEHRRPAILLGWVLPLFVMFYFVYQWNRANATIRKTLDEIQVRRDAELPDWALMAQRLRPDWATSRLLQTGTTYDQLRFADRIVPLETRRDQVRRHDPLVVIAASLVPPVAFSEPEQVKLLNTLYDERHSLEEKLWSGRNLKTGHVLTQVKLFPEYRLAYTEKLIQVQSTQPNGLPQEALYTFHLPEGSVATSLSLWINGVEEKAALTTQAKADTAYRTVVGFERRDPSLLKWQEGNRLTVRVFPVQSGEMRQVRVGITTPLRPCGDRLVYENPWFEGPNGKSATETVRIEFSQPPADLQLPTFLQPGLVSEAGSRNLVTSHANYRPLWKISLKAPAVAASSFHVAGKSYRMEPLQPVAEAFSPGAIYLDVNETWSEEEVSAIRKAAGPCPVWVYDDQLERLTDDNQQALLEKLRRLRFSLFPVYRIPDPATALLVTKADDSGPFLDELAESAFAQKLKSSADRTPLRTFSLSDEPSAVVRTLTELRLLKTSYGTAEALAENLRRHQFTTFPEVAGAVNLPTAGVRIREAAEQPSGPAAPDHLYRLYAYNHLMQQIGAKYFDRTYLADSLIQEAQRANVVSPLSSLIVLEKASDYERFGIKRRTGGLGNATHKNEGAVPEPHEWALLALALVWVWYTIRQRRYARS; encoded by the coding sequence ATGAAATCTACAGAACCGGGCTGGCTACAGCCGTTCCAGTCGAAGTCGTTTGTTTTTGGATTGTTTCTGGTGCTGCTCAGTGGCCTCCTCTTCGGCCTGCACGAAAGCTGGGAGGGGTACACCGGGCCGGGGAATACCAGTCCGGGCCTGTTTGTCTTTCATTACCTGCTGGCGGGCGGGTATGGCCTGTATCTGCTGATCGCCGGTTACCTCGTCGGCCGACGACGCAAGGCCGGGCGGCCGCTGCGCATGCTGCTCTGGATTCAGTTTCTGATAAGCTGTTTTGCGCTGAACCGCGAAATGGCCGTCTTTCAGGAGTCTGTGCCCTGGGTAAGCGCGGCGGTGGTCGGGGCGGCGGCCCTGCTGATCGTTTCGTTCTGGCTCGACTGGCTGACGGTGCGGGCGCAGCAGCTCGTGCTGATTGGGCTGGGAGCGGCCTGGTGGCTGTTTTTTTACCAGACCCTCTACCTGCTGCCGCTCTTTCCCATCAGCATGATCGGGCTTCTGGCGCTGGGGCTTTCCGTGCACACCTACATTCCGCTTCTGCTCACGCTGGAACTGACGGCGCTGTTGCACCGGTGCTGGAACGCCCACGAACACCGGCGTCCGGCCATCCTGCTCGGCTGGGTGCTGCCTTTGTTTGTCATGTTTTACTTTGTCTACCAGTGGAACCGGGCCAATGCCACCATCCGGAAAACCCTGGACGAAATTCAGGTCCGGCGCGATGCGGAACTGCCGGACTGGGCACTTATGGCCCAGCGACTCCGGCCCGACTGGGCTACCAGCCGCCTGCTGCAAACCGGCACGACCTACGACCAACTGCGCTTTGCCGACCGGATCGTCCCGCTGGAAACCCGGCGCGATCAGGTCCGTCGCCACGACCCGCTGGTGGTCATTGCCGCTTCGCTGGTGCCGCCCGTGGCCTTTTCGGAGCCCGAACAGGTGAAACTGCTCAATACGCTGTACGATGAGCGGCACAGTCTGGAAGAAAAACTGTGGTCGGGCCGGAACCTCAAAACCGGCCATGTCCTGACCCAGGTAAAGCTTTTTCCCGAGTACCGGCTGGCTTATACCGAGAAGCTTATTCAGGTGCAGAGTACGCAGCCAAACGGGTTGCCGCAGGAGGCGCTATACACCTTCCACCTGCCGGAAGGGTCTGTGGCAACGTCGCTTTCGCTGTGGATAAACGGGGTGGAGGAAAAAGCGGCGCTCACCACGCAGGCCAAAGCGGATACCGCTTACCGGACGGTGGTGGGCTTCGAACGGCGCGACCCCTCGCTGCTGAAGTGGCAGGAAGGCAACCGGCTGACGGTGCGGGTCTTTCCGGTGCAGTCGGGCGAAATGCGGCAGGTCAGGGTCGGCATCACGACGCCGCTCCGGCCCTGCGGCGACCGGCTGGTGTACGAAAATCCCTGGTTTGAAGGTCCCAACGGGAAATCGGCCACGGAAACCGTCCGGATTGAGTTTAGCCAGCCGCCCGCAGACCTGCAATTGCCCACTTTCTTACAGCCCGGTCTGGTGTCGGAGGCCGGTTCGCGGAATCTGGTGACCAGTCATGCCAACTACCGCCCGCTCTGGAAAATCAGTCTGAAAGCGCCTGCGGTGGCGGCCTCTTCTTTCCACGTTGCCGGAAAATCGTACCGGATGGAACCGCTGCAGCCGGTTGCCGAAGCGTTTTCGCCCGGGGCCATCTACCTCGACGTGAATGAAACCTGGTCGGAGGAAGAGGTGTCGGCCATCCGGAAAGCGGCCGGTCCGTGCCCGGTCTGGGTCTACGACGACCAGTTGGAACGGCTGACGGACGACAACCAGCAGGCACTTCTCGAAAAACTGCGCCGCCTGCGGTTCAGCCTTTTTCCGGTTTACAGAATTCCGGACCCGGCGACGGCGCTGCTGGTGACCAAAGCGGACGATTCCGGCCCGTTTCTGGATGAACTGGCCGAAAGCGCCTTTGCCCAAAAGTTGAAATCGAGCGCCGACCGAACGCCGCTGAGGACCTTTTCACTGTCGGACGAACCCTCGGCCGTTGTCCGGACCCTGACCGAGCTGCGGCTGCTGAAAACGAGCTACGGAACGGCGGAGGCGCTGGCCGAAAACCTCCGGCGCCATCAGTTTACAACCTTTCCGGAAGTGGCCGGTGCGGTCAATCTGCCGACCGCCGGGGTTCGGATTCGGGAAGCGGCGGAGCAACCTTCCGGCCCGGCGGCTCCCGACCACCTGTACCGGCTTTACGCCTACAATCACCTCATGCAGCAGATTGGAGCGAAGTATTTTGACCGGACCTATCTGGCTGATTCCCTGATTCAGGAGGCGCAGCGGGCCAATGTGGTGTCGCCGCTTTCCAGTCTGATTGTGCTGGAAAAAGCATCCGATTACGAGCGGTTTGGCATCAAGCGACGGACCGGCGGACTGGGTAACGCCACGCACAAAAACGAAGGCGCGGTCCCCGAGCCGCACGAATGGGCGCTGCTGGCGCTGGCGCTGGTCTGGGTTTGGTACACCATCCGGCAGCGTCGGTATGCCCGCTCCTGA
- a CDS encoding DEAD/DEAH box helicase, which translates to MSFEKLNLIEPILKALQTEGYTHPTPIQAQSIPLVLDGRDLLGCAQTGTGKTAAFAIPIIQLLHEEHRNPKAPRPIKCLILTPTRELAIQIGESFSAYGRNTSLRHTVIFGGVNQHSQVQALKAGVDVLIATPGRLLDLMNQRYIDLRHLSLFVLDEADRMLDMGFIHDVKKVIAVLPAKRQSLFFSATMPPDVAKLADTILRTPAKVEVTPVSSTAEKVEQAVYFVDKPDKKALLQHVLEDESIASALVFTRTKHGADKVVKDLVKVGIKAEAIHGNKSQNARQRALTNFKSGETRVLVATDIAARGIDIDELSHVINYELPNIPETYVHRIGRTGRAGASGKALSFCDAEEKEFLRDINKLIGLKVPVVENHPYPLIGNGTPSPEPERRQGGGRSGGRPQGNRPAGDRRGNPHATDRRNESRSPGNDRRQGDNRRPTASATRDKRRD; encoded by the coding sequence ATGTCATTCGAGAAACTCAACCTCATTGAGCCGATTCTGAAGGCTCTGCAAACCGAAGGTTACACCCATCCCACACCGATTCAGGCACAGTCCATCCCGCTCGTCCTCGACGGCCGCGACCTGCTCGGCTGCGCCCAGACAGGCACCGGCAAAACGGCCGCCTTCGCCATACCCATCATCCAGCTGCTGCACGAGGAACACCGCAACCCGAAAGCGCCCCGGCCCATTAAATGCCTGATTCTGACGCCCACGCGCGAGCTGGCGATCCAGATCGGTGAAAGCTTTTCGGCCTACGGCCGCAACACGTCGCTGCGCCATACGGTCATTTTCGGCGGTGTCAACCAGCACAGCCAGGTGCAGGCCCTGAAGGCAGGCGTCGATGTTCTGATCGCCACCCCCGGCCGCCTGCTCGACCTGATGAACCAGCGGTATATAGACCTCCGTCACCTCTCGCTCTTCGTGCTCGACGAGGCCGACCGGATGCTCGATATGGGCTTTATTCACGACGTCAAAAAGGTTATCGCCGTGCTGCCCGCCAAACGGCAGTCGCTGTTTTTCTCGGCAACCATGCCGCCCGACGTGGCCAAACTGGCCGATACCATCCTGCGCACTCCGGCCAAAGTGGAAGTAACGCCCGTTTCCTCGACCGCCGAAAAGGTCGAACAGGCCGTTTATTTTGTCGATAAACCGGACAAAAAAGCCCTGCTGCAGCACGTTTTAGAAGACGAAAGCATCGCCAGCGCGCTGGTGTTCACCCGTACCAAACACGGAGCCGACAAGGTGGTCAAAGACCTGGTGAAGGTCGGGATCAAGGCGGAAGCCATTCACGGCAACAAGTCCCAGAACGCCCGGCAGCGGGCCCTGACCAACTTCAAGTCCGGCGAAACCCGGGTGCTGGTGGCTACCGACATCGCGGCCCGCGGCATCGACATCGACGAACTGTCGCACGTGATCAACTACGAACTGCCGAACATTCCCGAAACCTACGTTCACCGAATTGGCCGGACGGGCCGCGCCGGGGCCAGCGGCAAGGCGCTTTCGTTCTGCGATGCGGAAGAAAAAGAATTTCTGCGCGATATCAACAAGCTGATCGGCCTGAAAGTGCCGGTGGTGGAAAACCATCCGTACCCGCTCATCGGCAACGGCACGCCCAGCCCCGAACCCGAGCGGCGTCAGGGCGGCGGACGATCCGGCGGACGACCCCAGGGCAATCGCCCGGCCGGTGACCGCCGCGGCAACCCGCACGCCACCGACCGGCGCAACGAGTCCCGTTCACCGGGCAACGACCGGCGTCAGGGCGACAATCGCCGCCCCACCGCCTCTGCCACGCGGGACAAACGGCGGGATTAA
- a CDS encoding winged helix-turn-helix domain-containing protein, protein MREYLIGFNKAFESKARLGIMSVLMVNDFLSFNALKELLNLTDGNLATHLRALEEQGYLSVQKQFVGRKPNTTYAATEPGRKAFAEHLNALEEFLKNV, encoded by the coding sequence ATGCGTGAGTATCTGATCGGATTTAACAAAGCTTTTGAAAGCAAGGCGCGGCTGGGGATCATGTCGGTGCTGATGGTCAACGACTTCCTGAGCTTCAATGCGTTGAAGGAGTTGCTGAACCTGACCGACGGTAACCTGGCTACCCACCTGCGTGCGCTGGAGGAGCAAGGCTACCTCAGTGTCCAGAAGCAGTTTGTCGGTCGGAAACCGAACACCACGTATGCCGCCACCGAGCCCGGACGGAAGGCGTTTGCCGAACACCTGAACGCGCTGGAAGAGTTTCTGAAAAACGTCTAG
- a CDS encoding patatin-like phospholipase family protein — MTPASAASHWGPLADRYENPQPQRRLLALDGGGIRGMLTLELLSEMEAQLRARLGKDDTFRLADYFDYIAGTSTGAIIAAGLSVGMSVQELIDFYRAEGKNMFDKAFLANFGKNLYNDRPLARKLQEVFGQGTSIDLRSGKFKTMLLVVTMNRSTDSPWPISNNPLAIYNHADRRDCNLNIRLYQLVRASTAAPAYFQPETLQWDPNNPEKTFVFVDGGMTPYNNPAFLLYRMATQPAYRLNWPTGEDKLLLVSVGTGSSPSAGAYGNLINTLKELPNNLLYAMQVDQDINCRTVGRCSYGAPIDREMEDLIPYRVRLGHQTREREEIPLSENLGKQFLYVRYNVDLSQESLTKLGLPHIESEKVREMDAVDQLDALQEVGKAGARQISLAHFGSFVPPVAVPAL; from the coding sequence ATGACACCCGCTTCAGCCGCATCACACTGGGGCCCTCTGGCCGACCGTTACGAAAATCCGCAGCCCCAACGCCGCCTGCTGGCGCTGGACGGCGGCGGAATCCGGGGCATGCTCACGCTCGAACTGCTGAGCGAAATGGAAGCCCAGCTTCGCGCCCGCCTCGGGAAAGACGACACCTTCCGCCTCGCCGACTACTTCGACTACATCGCCGGCACCAGCACGGGGGCCATCATCGCCGCCGGGCTGAGCGTTGGCATGTCCGTTCAGGAACTGATCGACTTTTACCGGGCCGAGGGAAAAAACATGTTCGACAAGGCTTTTCTGGCCAATTTTGGAAAAAACCTCTACAACGACCGGCCGCTGGCCAGAAAGCTACAGGAGGTTTTCGGGCAGGGAACCAGCATCGACCTGCGTTCGGGCAAATTCAAAACGATGCTGCTGGTGGTCACCATGAACCGCTCGACGGATTCGCCCTGGCCCATTAGCAACAACCCGCTGGCGATCTACAACCACGCCGACCGCCGCGACTGCAATCTCAACATCCGGCTGTACCAGCTCGTCCGGGCCAGCACGGCCGCTCCGGCTTATTTCCAGCCCGAAACGCTCCAGTGGGACCCAAACAATCCCGAAAAAACGTTCGTGTTCGTCGATGGCGGCATGACGCCCTACAACAACCCCGCTTTTCTGCTTTACCGCATGGCAACTCAGCCCGCCTACCGGCTGAACTGGCCGACGGGCGAGGATAAACTGCTGCTGGTGTCGGTCGGCACCGGGTCGTCGCCTTCGGCGGGGGCGTACGGCAACCTGATCAACACGCTCAAGGAATTGCCCAACAACCTGCTGTACGCCATGCAGGTCGATCAGGACATCAACTGCCGGACCGTCGGGCGGTGTTCGTACGGCGCGCCCATCGACCGGGAAATGGAAGACCTGATTCCGTACCGGGTCCGGCTCGGCCACCAGACCCGCGAACGGGAGGAAATTCCGCTGAGCGAAAATCTGGGCAAGCAGTTCCTGTACGTCCGCTACAACGTCGATCTGAGTCAGGAATCCCTCACGAAGCTGGGTCTGCCGCATATCGAATCCGAGAAAGTCCGGGAGATGGACGCGGTTGACCAGCTCGACGCCCTGCAGGAAGTGGGGAAGGCCGGTGCCCGGCAAATTTCCCTGGCTCATTTCGGTTCGTTTGTTCCGCCGGTAGCCGTTCCCGCGCTATGA
- a CDS encoding DUF1361 domain-containing protein → MNTSYSSFVHRSGEGLRLLTLLSVMSLLMLAARCLLTRDAFFLLLSWNLFLAWIPLWTANGIRKGLIRGTLPEWSLLPGLALWLLFLPNAPYIITDLFHVRHVSEHTLFFDTMMIFLFALTGLLTGLYSQLQVHRLLRERLGRGPAWGVMLAVIVLTSFGIYLGRYGRWNSWDLVTNPVELLKAVGTSLQNSVAWKLTLSYTFALIVLYVGFTEYVQRQTHESLD, encoded by the coding sequence ATGAATACATCCTACTCTTCCTTTGTTCATCGTTCCGGCGAAGGGCTCCGCCTGCTGACCCTGCTTTCGGTCATGAGCCTGCTGATGCTGGCGGCGCGCTGCCTGCTCACGCGGGACGCTTTCTTCCTGCTGCTTTCCTGGAATCTGTTTCTGGCCTGGATTCCGCTCTGGACGGCCAACGGCATCCGCAAAGGGCTAATACGGGGCACCCTGCCCGAATGGTCCCTGCTGCCCGGTCTGGCGCTCTGGCTGCTGTTTCTGCCCAACGCGCCCTACATCATCACGGATCTGTTTCACGTGCGGCACGTATCCGAGCATACGCTGTTTTTTGACACGATGATGATCTTTCTGTTTGCCCTGACGGGGCTGCTGACCGGCCTGTACTCGCAGTTGCAGGTTCACCGGCTGCTGCGCGAGCGGCTGGGACGCGGACCGGCCTGGGGCGTCATGCTGGCCGTCATTGTGCTGACGAGTTTCGGCATCTACCTGGGCCGCTATGGACGCTGGAACAGCTGGGACCTCGTGACCAACCCCGTCGAACTCCTCAAGGCCGTTGGCACAAGTTTGCAAAATTCCGTTGCCTGGAAGCTAACACTTTCGTATACATTTGCATTAATTGTACTTTACGTGGGCTTCACGGAGTACGTGCAGCGTCAAACGCATGAATCTTTGGATTGA
- a CDS encoding diacylglycerol kinase family protein, producing the protein MNLWIDFRKSLRSFRFALAGIRDLFLLENNAKVHLLVAGLVIAAGFWLELSTTEWALILTQIGLVWMAEAFNTALEKMADLVSPGYHPVIKAVKDLSAGAVLMVVLIAVVVGLLIFGPKLITLLETIATNHSITLSPFFHVA; encoded by the coding sequence ATGAATCTTTGGATTGATTTCCGGAAAAGTCTTCGCAGTTTCCGCTTTGCCCTGGCGGGCATCCGCGACTTGTTTCTGCTTGAAAATAATGCCAAAGTACACCTGCTGGTGGCCGGGCTGGTGATTGCGGCGGGCTTCTGGCTGGAGCTGTCCACCACCGAGTGGGCGCTCATTCTGACCCAGATCGGTCTGGTCTGGATGGCCGAAGCCTTCAACACGGCGCTGGAAAAGATGGCCGATCTGGTGTCGCCGGGCTACCATCCGGTGATCAAGGCCGTCAAGGACCTGTCGGCCGGGGCTGTCCTGATGGTCGTTCTGATTGCCGTAGTGGTCGGACTCCTGATTTTTGGGCCGAAATTGATTACTTTACTGGAAACGATTGCAACAAACCACTCAATCACTCTTTCGCCGTTTTTTCATGTCGCGTGA
- the mazG gene encoding nucleoside triphosphate pyrophosphohydrolase, which yields MTEFQSLPPRRQEQLMAFNRLLTIMDELREQCPWDRKQTLDSLRHLTIEETYELSDAILEGDLPEIRKELGDIQLHLIFYAKIASETGAFDMADVLNGICEKLISRHPHIYGDVKAETEEQVKQNWEQLKLKEGNRSVLGGVPSSLPALVKAMRIQEKARGAGFDWEERQQVWEKVEEEMQEFKQEFNADTGEAIDREKAEKEFGDVLFSLVNYARFIDLNPETALERTNKKFIKRFQYLEEQARAAGRQLKDMTLEEMEVYWQEAKQFT from the coding sequence ATGACTGAATTTCAATCCCTGCCGCCCCGTCGGCAAGAGCAGCTAATGGCATTCAACCGCCTGCTGACCATCATGGACGAACTCCGCGAGCAGTGCCCCTGGGACCGTAAACAGACCCTGGACAGCCTCCGCCACCTGACCATTGAAGAAACCTACGAACTCTCAGACGCCATTCTGGAAGGCGACCTGCCCGAGATTCGGAAAGAACTGGGCGACATTCAGCTCCACCTAATTTTTTACGCCAAAATCGCCTCGGAAACGGGGGCCTTTGACATGGCCGACGTCCTGAACGGCATCTGCGAAAAGCTCATCAGCCGTCATCCGCACATCTATGGCGACGTGAAGGCGGAGACCGAGGAGCAGGTGAAGCAGAACTGGGAACAGCTCAAACTGAAAGAGGGCAACCGCTCGGTGCTGGGCGGCGTTCCGTCGTCGCTGCCCGCGCTGGTGAAGGCGATGCGTATTCAGGAAAAAGCCCGGGGTGCCGGCTTCGACTGGGAAGAACGCCAGCAGGTTTGGGAGAAGGTTGAGGAAGAAATGCAGGAATTCAAACAGGAATTCAACGCCGACACGGGCGAAGCCATCGACCGCGAGAAGGCCGAGAAAGAATTCGGCGACGTGCTGTTCTCGCTGGTCAACTACGCCCGTTTTATCGACCTTAATCCCGAAACGGCGCTGGAACGGACCAACAAGAAGTTCATCAAACGGTTCCAGTACCTGGAAGAACAGGCCCGCGCCGCCGGCCGCCAGCTGAAAGACATGACGCTGGAAGAAATGGAAGTGTACTGGCAGGAAGCGAAGCAGTTTACCTGA